GATCGACTTGTGACCGGTTTCGAAGGTCGGCTTGAAGACGTAAAACTCGTCCGGATCCACATTGCCCTGCACCACATTTTCACCGAGACCGTAGGCACCTGTGATGAAGACAACGTCGCGGAAACCCGTTTCGGTATCAAGGGAAAACATGACTCCGCTCGCACCCTTGTCGGAACGGACCATTTTCATGATGCCGATCGAAAGGGCGATATCGAAATGGTTGAACCCCTTGTCGACCCGATAGGAAATGGCCCTGTCCGTGAAAAGCGATGCAAAGCACTTGAGGCAGGCTTCCCGAAGATCCGCCAGGCCCCGGATATTCAGATAGGTATCCTGCTGACCGGCAAAGGACGCGGTGGGGAGATCTTCGGCGGTGGCGGAGCTTCGGACAGCGACATCCGGATTCTCGCCGTACTCTTTTCCGAGAATCTCATAGCCCTGGACAATCTCCAACCAGAGATCCTCGGGGATCCGCGCTCCAAGGATCAGGTCTCTGGCTTTCTTTCCGCGACGGGCCAGATCATCCATATTGTGCCGGTCAAGACCGTTCAGGGTGTCCTTGAGGGTATCCAGGATGCCAGCCGCCGACAGAAGATGCCAATAGGCTTCGGACGTGATTGCAAAACCGTTGGGGACTTTGACTCCTTGCGGAACAAGCTCCTGGTAAGCCTCTCCGAGAGAAGCGTTTTTCCCTCCGACCAGGTTCAGGTCGGACAATTTTATTTCCTTGAAAAAACGAATGTATTTCATTCTGAACCGCGGGAACCTCCGGCAATTTCACCGGAGAGGGATAGCATCTGTTCCCGATCTCCTTTCTGAAGGCTATCCGGACATGTCAAAACGGAATCAGTCTGAACCGGCAGACATTGCGGACAGGCCGGGAAAAAATCGCCGACCTTCATCATATACCGGCATTTTCCCGAACGCTCTGAACGGGATCTGTCTCGACAAACGGTCTGACACGACCGGAAATGATCTGTCCGGCCGGGGCAGGAATTTTCATGGGAAGACATTCCCTTTTCCCGACCGGGGAGCTGACGCGGGTAGGGTCACTCGGGGAAGTTCCGGTCACAGGATCCCGAAATTGTTTTGGCTTTCAGAGTAAGGAATTTCGCGAAAAATATCAAGGCATCCCGGGGTGTTTCTTTTGGTCCTCCAAAGGAGGAGGCCGACGGATACGCCTCAGTTTCCGCCGATACGTCGTTTCCGAGAGCCCGGAAAGACTGCGTCCGAGGGACAGATCTCCCCCGGACCTTCGATCCATCTCCACAAAGTAATCGAAATCAAACTTTTCCTTGGCAACCGAATAGGGAACACACTCTTCTTTCATGGCATCGGGAAACAGAAGTGGAATCGACAGGAGACCGTCGGGCGAGTGCAAAACGGCGGAGCGCAATTTTTCAGAAAGCTCCCGCACATTTCCCGGCCACCCGTATGAAAGAAGGGCCCTCATGCTGGAGTCCGGCACAGACACGCCCTCTCTGCCGAGCTCGGCCGCGATCCGCCTGACCTGCGCAGAAACCAGATCCGGAAGATCCATCAGGCGTTCCCGAAGGGGAGGGATCCGGATCCGATGGGCGACAAGACGAAAATAGAGATCCTCCCGCAAACGGCCTGTTTCCCGCAAACGGTCCAGGGAGACATTGGTCGCAAGAACGACCCGCGCATCGGTTTTCCGGGGACGAAATTCTCCGACAGAGAGGTAATGGCGGGTTTCAAGAACCCGAAGGAGTTTCGGCTGCAAATCCGGATCCATGGAATTGAATTCGTCCAGGAAGAGCGTTCCTCCATCCGCCGATCCGAAAAATCCGTCTCTTGTTTCCTGGGCGCCCGTGAAAGACCCCTTGCGATGCCCAAAAAACAGGCTTTCGAAAAGAGTGGACGGGATTCCCGCCATATTCACCGGAATCAGGGGTCCCCGCGACCGCCCGGATTTTTCATGAAGAGCCTGGGCAAAAAGCTCTTTTCCCGTCCCGGTTTCCCCTTCGAGCACAACCGTCAGTTCATGACGGGCGTAGACGTGGAGCCTGCGCAGGGCTTCCTGATAAAGCGGACTCCCACTCTCCCACATAATTCCGTTTCCTGCGTCCAAGCGTCCTCCGGAAAACGGTCCTTACCGACAATATCGGCGCCGCCTTCAGTTAATTTTGTTAACACTCTTCCAAAAATGGGGTTCATGTTTAATCGATTTTGGACATGCTATCAAGACGTTTTACCGGGAGAACATAGAATTTCGGCAATCAAGGAATCCAATCGGCAGGCGTCCGATCGCGCCGGGACCGGCGTATCAGGGGTTGGAAAAGGGACCGTAATTTCTCGGAGCCAAATGATTTTCATAAATTTCCCACGCAGCCATCAGAAGCACAATCATCGCCCATGGGAGAACGACCCAGAAAAATTTTCCCTTTTCGACACTTTTTTCCTGCCGGTCCGCTCCGTTGGAGGAAAAATTGTCCGGGAGCCCCTGAAGCAGATGTGCGATTTCCCGGTAAAGGGTCACATCCCTCACCTGGAGCAACGTCAAAGAAAGCATCTGTTCATTTCCCCGGAATATCCGGATCTCTCCCGGAAGATCTTCGTCTTCCGGCTCCATCCTGATCGATGAAAGAGGGTGCCTTTCGGCAGAAGTCCCGGGAAGCCAGGGATCCTTGAGAACACAGAGAGTATCGTTCTCGATCCAGAGAGAGAAGAGTGGCTTTTCTCTCATACGGAAATAGAGAACCGCCACCATGAAAAGCACAAGAGACCCGAGTGACAAGGGGACCAGCCAGACCCAATGAATCAGGAAAAGGCGCGTCAGTGAGAAAAGTCCGATGAAGAAAGCCGAAATCGCAAAAAACAACAACAGAACCGTTTTTTCCCGGGAATCTGTCTTTTTTGCCGGATAAACCTGCAGGCGCCCCGTTCTCATATGAATTGTCCAAAAATTGACAAAAAAGTAGAATTTATTTTATTTTTGTCTTTATTGTTCAATAATAATTTTTTATCTGACAAAAGAGAATCCTCCTTTTCCCTTCTTTCAACCTGGCACTTTCTTTGCTTGGAATCAGACAAGACATGAGATCTCCCGAATCCTTATTTCAGGTTCCAGGATGTTTCAGTTTCCAGGATGCTTTGGCAGGTCTCATGGCTGGAGGAAGAACCGGATATTTTTCCTTTTCAGGAGTCTCCCTCTTCTTCCGGAGAGCCTTATTCTTGTGGGTCAGGCCCCGCATCACACTGGCAAAAGCCAGCCCGCCTGAACACCTCTGCCATCTTCCCGCAAATTCCCCGCCGAGATGTCTCCAGCCTGTTGGCCTGATCGAATGCGGGAGACCGGAACACACCCGGTCTCCCGCTCCCCGTCGGGCGAATTCATCGCCTTGACACCTTGACAGCAGGCACGTCAAATATCTGACAACCTTACACTGATCCGGACCCCTTTGGATCAAGTTTCTTGATAAGAATATGGCTTTTCCGGATCGGGCTGTAGGATTTTTTCCGTTCCAGCGGAAGCTCATCCACACCGGAAAGCATGAATCCCCGCTCCACGAACCATTCACGTGACTGGGTGGACAGCACAAACAGCCGGTCGAGACCTTGCGACAGGGCCTTCTTCTCGAACCAGGAGAGAAGGTGGGTCGCCCTGCCGGCCTTTCGATACTCCGGATGGACAGCCAGACAGGCCAGCTCCCCCTTCCGCTCGTCCGGATAGGGATAAAGGGCGGCACAGGCGACAATTTTTCCGTCCCGATGTGTCACCGCATATCGACTGATGTCCGTCTCCACGGCTTCCCGGGTTCGATCGACAAGAATGCCTTTTGTTTCCAGTGGACGGATCAGGTCCAGAATTCCGGGAACGTCAGACGGTGAAGCCGGCCGAATCTCTTCAAAAGGATCTGAGGATACAAGGATCCCGCATCCGTCCTGAGTAAAAAGCTCGAGCAACAGGGCGCCATCCCGGTGCCGATCGACGAAATGAACGCGTTCAACCCCCGCCCCGATCATTTTTGAAGCTCTT
The sequence above is drawn from the Leptospirillum ferriphilum ML-04 genome and encodes:
- a CDS encoding sigma 54-interacting transcriptional regulator, giving the protein MDAGNGIMWESGSPLYQEALRRLHVYARHELTVVLEGETGTGKELFAQALHEKSGRSRGPLIPVNMAGIPSTLFESLFFGHRKGSFTGAQETRDGFFGSADGGTLFLDEFNSMDPDLQPKLLRVLETRHYLSVGEFRPRKTDARVVLATNVSLDRLRETGRLREDLYFRLVAHRIRIPPLRERLMDLPDLVSAQVRRIAAELGREGVSVPDSSMRALLSYGWPGNVRELSEKLRSAVLHSPDGLLSIPLLFPDAMKEECVPYSVAKEKFDFDYFVEMDRRSGGDLSLGRSLSGLSETTYRRKLRRIRRPPPLEDQKKHPGMP